Proteins from a single region of Pogoniulus pusillus isolate bPogPus1 chromosome 23, bPogPus1.pri, whole genome shotgun sequence:
- the LOC135185849 gene encoding solute carrier family 22 member 13-like: protein MSGIGDILKVLGDFGPFQKWLVLFTVFPCLSVAFHQFCQLFMVSYVPHHCDTSWIHAVGPNLTEEEQLNLTLPRDAAGAYEQCSMYSPVDWDLDSIRTYGLNATEKCRSGWVYPPGQPPSLLTEYDLVCDREDLNDISQSIYMLGLFLGSMIFGPLSDRIGRRPVILISVTLQGLFGLGTAFVPHFYVYMAFRCVVGASVSGITMTVLALATEWIGVSARPKAVLGSHCCFAIGQMILAGLSYGIRNWRLLQIAGSVPIFAFFFYFQVLPESARWLVTKGRIEEAKKVLQKAASFNKCTIPPELLEQLKPLKQTKSGSTLDLFQKKHLRKVTLIMSCAWFVNSLVYYGLSLNVTNFGLDIYLTQLAFGAVEIPARVGCIFMLQWFGRKKNQAVLLLLSGLVCLVITVIPEDQPVTTTVLAIIGKFTASASFSTSYIYSAELFPTVIRQTGVGLCSMVGRVSGVIAPLIYLLDRYHRAIPMAIFGSAPVVGGLLCFLLPETCGTDLADDTGDGHPPAEVCENANGSSEKRDVKGKDHGQDEEYTQTTRF, encoded by the exons ATGTCAGGCATCGGGGACATTTTGAAAGTGCTTGGTGATTTTGGGCCATTTCAGAAATGGCTGGTGCTGTTCACTGTGTTTCCCTGCCTCAGTGTGGCCTTCCACCAGTTTTGCCAACTTTTTATGGTCTCATATGTGCCACATCACTGTGACACCAGCTGGATTCATGCTGTCGGCCCCAACTTGACggaggaagagcagctgaacCTCACCCTGCCCCGAGATGCAGCCGGGGCATACGAGCAGTGCTCCATGTACTCGCCGGTGGACTGGGACCTGGACTCCATCAGGACCTACGGCCTGAATGCCACGGAGAAGTGCCGCAGTGGGTGGGTGTACCCTCCAGGACAGCCACCATCCCTGCTGACCGAG TATGACCTGGTGTGTGACAGGGAGGATCTGAATGACATCTCTCAGTCCATCTACATGTTGGGGCTGTTCCTAGGATCCATGATTTTTGGACCACTAAGTGACAG GATCGGCCGCCGGCCAGTCATTCTGATATCCGTCACCCTCCAGGGCTTGTTTGGTCTAGGAACTGCCTTTGTACCCCATTTCTATGTGTACATGGCCTTCAGGTGTGTCGTGGGAGCTTCAGTGTCGGGGATCACCATGACAGTACTGGCCTTAG cTACAGAATGGATTGGGGTCTCTGCCCGGCCCAAGGCAGTGCTTGGTTCTCATTGCTGTTTTGCAATCGGACAGATGATTTTGGCTGGCTTGAGCTATGGAATTcgcaactggaggctgctgcagatTGCAGGATCTGTTCCTATATTTGCCTTCTTCTTCTATTTCCA GGTGCTACCAGAATCAGCTCGATGGCTGGTAACAAAAGGCAGAATAGAAGAAGCCAAGAAGGTCCTTCAGAAAGCAGCATCCTTCAACAAGTGCACCATCCCACCAGAGCTGCTTGAGCAG CTGAAACCTTTGAAACAGACCAAGTCTGGAAGCACTCTGGATCTCTTTCAGAAGAAGCACCTCCGGAAGGTGACTTTAATCATGTCATGTGCCTG GTTTGTGAACAGCCTTGTCTACTATGGGCTGAGTCTGAACGTGACAAATTTTGGTCTGGACATCTACCTGACACAGCTTGCATTTGGAGCAGTGGAAATCCCAGCCCGTGTTGGTTGTATCTTCATGTTGCAGTGGTTTGGGAGGAAGAAAAACCAGGCtgttctcctgctgctgagtgGTCTGGTGTGTCTTGTCATCACTGTGATCCCTGAAG atCAGCCTGTGACAACCACGGTCCTGGCCATCATCGGCAAGTTTACTGCCTCGGCCTCCTTCTCCACTTCCTACATCTACTCTGCGGAGCTCTTCCCCACGGTCATTAG GCAGACTGGCGTGGGCTTATGCTCGATGGTGGGGCGGGTATCAGGCGTCATCGCCCCCCTGATCTACCTCCTGGACCGCTACCACCGGGCCATCCCCATGGCTATCTTTGGGAGTGCCCCCGTGGTAggggggctgctctgcttcctgctgcctgaGACCTGTGGCACTGACCTGGCAGATGACACAGGGGATGgccatcccccagcagag GTCTGTGAAAATGCCAACGGCAGCTCTGAAAAGAGAGACGTGAAAGGAAAAGACCATGGCCAAGACGAAGAGTACACACAGACCACTCGCTTCTAG